The Corallococcus silvisoli genome has a segment encoding these proteins:
- a CDS encoding sporulation protein, whose product MAFKKLLARMGIGSARVDTRLEHDTVRAGGDLRGLVFVQGGHTPQRIDRIELHLMAQYLQRDNDRRSALNAIVRTWRIANPFTLQPREERELPFSLRVPAHTPITERGAPVWIKTALDIDNALNPEDSDRIHVLPHAFLQTVLDAVQQLGFQWRNAWCEAGPPLGRDEPFVQELEFDAGPAWQGPPRTLALLPFPQEDGLELILDLDRGPRGLTSLLEGMSPQDGRREHLRLSSTELSQGTDAVAERLAAHLGSRA is encoded by the coding sequence ATGGCCTTCAAGAAACTGCTCGCCCGCATGGGAATCGGCAGCGCCCGCGTGGACACGCGCCTGGAGCACGACACCGTGCGCGCCGGAGGCGACCTGCGCGGGCTCGTCTTCGTCCAGGGCGGCCACACGCCCCAGCGGATCGACCGCATCGAGCTGCACCTGATGGCGCAGTACCTCCAGCGGGACAATGACCGCCGCAGCGCGCTCAACGCCATCGTGCGCACCTGGCGCATCGCCAACCCCTTCACCCTCCAGCCCCGCGAGGAGCGCGAGCTGCCGTTCTCGCTGCGCGTGCCGGCCCACACCCCCATCACCGAGCGCGGCGCGCCGGTGTGGATCAAGACGGCGCTCGACATCGACAACGCCCTCAACCCCGAGGACAGCGACCGGATCCACGTCCTGCCCCACGCGTTCCTCCAGACCGTGCTCGACGCCGTCCAGCAGCTGGGCTTCCAGTGGAGGAACGCCTGGTGCGAGGCCGGCCCCCCGCTCGGGCGCGACGAGCCCTTCGTGCAGGAGCTGGAGTTCGACGCGGGCCCCGCGTGGCAGGGGCCCCCGCGCACGCTCGCCCTCCTGCCGTTTCCCCAGGAGGACGGCTTGGAGCTGATCCTCGACCTGGACCGCGGCCCCCGGGGCCTGACCTCCCTGCTGGAGGGCATGTCCCCCCAGGACGGCCGGCGCGAGCACCTGCGCCTGTCGTCCACCGAGCTGTCCCAGGGGACGGACGCGGTCGCGGAGCGGCTGGCGGCGCACCTGGGCTCCCGGGCCTGA
- a CDS encoding MlaD family protein translates to MDEQRLELKVGALVLATVVGVLVLLWLMGELTLGRGGRLEVDFAHTGNVVKGAPVKLGGVQVGKVDAIQLLPERRDAKGVPLPVRMDLSVEPAARGALRRDARVTVATVGLLGEPYLELNPGNAAAPLPESEAVRGVDAPRLDLLSEQLSRFVTMLSEMLEKDPEAVTGLAANVSRLAKTLDEVLSENKGDVKVLASELAAASKDLRQLAQLAKESMQPGGKGARLLDDASAVAAVMRKDLPGLTKSAGTTLDGLAAVTGPLTPEDGQQVKLALQRFTVAAGQLEQIAAKADRVLGRLDAGEGTGGALLKDPALYDELRTLVTDLRKHPWKMLWKD, encoded by the coding sequence ATGGATGAGCAACGGCTGGAGTTGAAGGTCGGGGCGCTGGTGCTCGCGACGGTGGTCGGCGTGCTGGTGCTGTTGTGGTTGATGGGGGAGCTGACGTTGGGCCGGGGCGGAAGGCTGGAGGTGGACTTCGCGCACACGGGCAACGTGGTGAAGGGCGCGCCGGTGAAGCTGGGCGGCGTCCAGGTGGGCAAGGTGGACGCCATCCAGTTGCTCCCGGAGCGACGGGACGCGAAGGGAGTCCCCCTGCCCGTCCGCATGGACCTGTCGGTGGAGCCCGCGGCCCGGGGCGCGCTGCGCCGGGATGCCCGCGTGACGGTGGCGACGGTGGGCCTGTTGGGTGAGCCCTACCTGGAACTGAATCCAGGCAACGCCGCCGCGCCCCTGCCCGAGTCGGAGGCCGTGCGAGGCGTGGATGCGCCGCGCCTGGACCTCTTGTCGGAGCAGCTCTCCCGGTTCGTGACGATGTTGTCGGAGATGCTGGAGAAGGATCCGGAAGCGGTGACGGGGCTCGCGGCCAACGTGTCCAGGCTGGCGAAGACGCTGGACGAGGTGCTGAGCGAGAACAAGGGCGACGTGAAGGTCCTGGCCTCGGAGCTGGCGGCGGCGTCCAAGGACCTGCGGCAGCTCGCGCAGCTGGCCAAGGAGTCGATGCAGCCCGGAGGCAAGGGAGCCCGCCTGTTGGACGATGCTTCGGCCGTGGCGGCGGTGATGCGAAAGGACCTCCCGGGGCTCACGAAGTCCGCCGGAACGACCCTGGACGGGCTGGCGGCGGTGACGGGGCCCCTGACCCCCGAGGACGGCCAGCAGGTGAAGCTGGCCCTCCAGCGGTTCACCGTGGCCGCGGGGCAACTGGAGCAGATCGCGGCGAAGGCGGACCGGGTCCTGGGACGGCTGGACGCGGGCGAGGGAACCGGCGGCGCCCTGCTCAAGGATCCCGCGCTCTATGACGAGCTGCGCACGCTCGTCACCGACCTGCGCAAGCACCCCTGGAAGATGCTCTGGAAGGACTGA
- a CDS encoding ATP-binding cassette domain-containing protein, giving the protein MSDTGPDTLVFEDVAIAFEQGRPVLRGLSAEVSTRELTFIVGASGSGKSVLCRLAVGLLKPDAGKVTLFGERVDTQAERTLVGIRRRAPYLVQGPALLDWRTLRENVRLAAPRAPEDAVEAALEQVGLKEWADRLPPELGPGAKKRAAIARALVLEPRYLLLDEPTTGLDRRAATQVEAVLASLKAQGLGALVVSHDYRQLREIADRVLVVAKGRNAYLGSPEGFLRSPAPELRTLTAPFMEGATDG; this is encoded by the coding sequence GTGAGCGATACCGGTCCGGACACGCTGGTCTTCGAGGACGTGGCGATTGCCTTCGAGCAGGGCCGCCCCGTGCTGCGGGGGCTGAGCGCGGAGGTGTCCACGCGCGAGCTGACCTTCATCGTGGGGGCCAGCGGCTCTGGAAAGAGCGTGCTGTGCCGGCTGGCGGTGGGTCTGCTGAAGCCCGACGCCGGGAAGGTGACGCTGTTCGGGGAGCGGGTGGACACGCAGGCGGAGCGGACGCTGGTGGGCATCCGCCGACGGGCCCCGTATCTGGTGCAGGGCCCCGCGCTGTTGGACTGGCGGACGCTGCGGGAGAACGTGCGCCTCGCGGCGCCCAGGGCCCCGGAGGACGCGGTGGAGGCGGCGTTGGAGCAGGTGGGGCTGAAGGAGTGGGCGGACCGGCTGCCGCCGGAGCTGGGCCCCGGGGCGAAGAAGCGCGCGGCCATCGCGCGGGCGTTGGTGCTCGAGCCGCGCTACCTGCTGCTGGACGAGCCGACGACGGGGTTGGACCGGAGGGCGGCGACGCAGGTGGAGGCGGTGTTGGCTTCGCTGAAGGCGCAGGGCCTGGGGGCGCTGGTGGTGTCACATGACTACCGGCAGCTGAGGGAGATCGCGGACCGGGTGCTGGTGGTGGCGAAGGGGCGGAATGCGTACCTGGGGAGCCCGGAGGGCTTTCTCCGGTCCCCTGCCCCGGAGCTGCGGACCCTGACGGCGCCGTTCATGGAGGGCGCGACGGATGGATGA
- a CDS encoding efflux RND transporter periplasmic adaptor subunit, which yields MRASVTDPSPEVLPPSPAPGGSSRKRWILGILGLLAVVGVLAGIKAAQIGAMIQAGASFAAPPEAITSAKAEPLDWEATRSAVGTVLALRAVTLGSEMSGIVRDIRFENGAWVKKGQVLVELDASSEAAQLMGAEAEAVLARSTRARIQKLHEQGANTPSDLESAEARAVQAEATVANLRVLISKKIIRAPFDGRIGIRQVELGQIVSPGSPIASLHSMTPALVEFLLPQQVLAEVKSGQKVRVHVDVFPGETWTGELTTINPEVELSSRNVRMRATVPNEDGRLMPGMFARVEVVAGERRPVVAIPSTAVLFAPYGDSVYVIDEVKDAAGKPGLVARQRFVRLGERRGDLVAVMSGLNGGESVVSSGVFKLRNGAAVIVNNALAPPIESAPQVVNP from the coding sequence ATGCGTGCCTCCGTCACCGACCCTTCCCCTGAAGTCCTCCCCCCCTCTCCCGCCCCCGGTGGCAGCAGCCGCAAGCGGTGGATCCTCGGCATCCTGGGGCTGCTCGCGGTGGTCGGCGTGCTCGCCGGCATCAAGGCGGCGCAGATCGGCGCGATGATCCAGGCGGGGGCCTCGTTCGCGGCCCCTCCCGAAGCCATCACCTCCGCGAAGGCGGAGCCCCTGGATTGGGAGGCCACCCGGAGCGCGGTCGGGACGGTGCTCGCGCTGCGCGCGGTGACGCTGGGCTCCGAAATGTCCGGCATCGTCCGCGACATCCGCTTCGAGAACGGCGCCTGGGTCAAGAAGGGGCAGGTGCTCGTGGAGCTGGATGCCTCCAGCGAGGCGGCCCAGTTGATGGGCGCGGAGGCGGAGGCGGTGCTGGCCCGGAGCACGCGTGCTCGCATCCAGAAGCTCCACGAGCAGGGCGCCAACACCCCGTCGGACCTGGAGTCCGCCGAGGCGCGGGCGGTCCAGGCCGAGGCGACGGTCGCCAACCTGCGAGTCCTGATCTCGAAGAAGATCATCCGCGCGCCATTCGATGGCCGCATCGGCATCCGGCAGGTGGAGCTGGGGCAGATCGTCTCCCCGGGGAGCCCCATCGCCTCCCTCCACTCCATGACCCCGGCGCTGGTGGAGTTCCTCCTCCCGCAGCAGGTGCTGGCGGAGGTGAAGTCGGGCCAGAAGGTGCGCGTCCATGTCGACGTGTTTCCGGGGGAGACGTGGACGGGGGAGCTGACGACCATCAACCCGGAGGTCGAGCTCTCTTCACGCAACGTGCGCATGCGCGCCACCGTGCCGAACGAGGACGGGCGCCTGATGCCGGGGATGTTCGCCCGGGTGGAGGTCGTCGCGGGAGAGCGCCGTCCGGTGGTGGCGATTCCGTCCACGGCCGTGCTCTTCGCGCCCTACGGGGACTCGGTGTACGTGATCGATGAGGTCAAGGACGCCGCGGGCAAGCCGGGCCTCGTGGCGCGGCAGCGGTTCGTGAGGCTGGGGGAGCGGCGGGGAGACCTGGTCGCGGTGATGTCGGGGCTGAATGGGGGCGAGTCCGTGGTCAGCAGCGGCGTCTTCAAGCTGCGCAACGGCGCGGCGGTCATCGTCAACAACGCGCTGGCGCCGCCCATCGAGTCCGCGCCCCAAGTCGTGAACCCGTAG
- a CDS encoding MlaE family ABC transporter permease — translation MRRVLSFFGAPGVMLARTVRAGTREGVPLREVLAQVHELGGRSVWLVTSGMAFFGAVLVMIANAQAKKLIGNVAVLGPAYFEMLVRELGPAVSALLTAARAGASHSAELATMSVNEQVEALEMSAGDPYADLVAPRVVAGVVGVPLLGVLGTLAATASAVLVASLALGIDGRAFMDARYVDGWDLLVGGLKVLGCGLYIPLAAAVAGLKARGGAEAVGHATTEGVVAASLGCLLIDLTVSLAFQFVRL, via the coding sequence ATGAGGCGCGTGCTGTCCTTCTTCGGCGCGCCGGGGGTGATGCTGGCGCGCACGGTCCGTGCAGGCACGCGGGAGGGCGTGCCCCTCCGGGAGGTCCTGGCCCAGGTGCACGAGCTGGGCGGGCGCAGCGTGTGGCTGGTGACGTCCGGCATGGCCTTCTTCGGGGCGGTGCTGGTGATGATCGCCAACGCGCAAGCCAAGAAGCTGATCGGCAACGTGGCGGTGCTGGGTCCGGCCTACTTCGAGATGCTGGTGCGCGAGCTGGGGCCCGCGGTGTCGGCCCTGCTGACGGCGGCGCGAGCGGGGGCCAGCCACTCGGCGGAGCTGGCCACGATGAGCGTGAACGAGCAGGTGGAGGCGCTGGAGATGTCCGCGGGGGATCCCTACGCGGACCTCGTGGCGCCCCGGGTGGTGGCGGGGGTGGTGGGGGTGCCGCTGCTGGGCGTGCTGGGAACGCTGGCGGCCACGGCGTCGGCGGTGCTGGTGGCGAGCCTGGCGTTGGGCATCGACGGACGGGCGTTCATGGACGCGAGGTACGTGGATGGCTGGGATCTGCTGGTGGGAGGACTGAAGGTGCTGGGGTGCGGGCTGTACATCCCGCTGGCGGCGGCGGTGGCGGGGCTGAAGGCGCGAGGGGGCGCGGAGGCGGTGGGGCACGCGACCACCGAAGGCGTGGTGGCGGCCAGTCTGGGATGTCTGTTGATTGACCTGACGGTGTCGCTTGCGTTCCAGTTCGTGCGCCTGTGA
- a CDS encoding Gfo/Idh/MocA family protein: MRYAVVGAGNLAQVAILPAFQHAAENSELVAVLSSDKTKRDALQARYGLQQVAGYENFEQVLRDAKVDAVYIALPNTLHRAFTERAARAGVHVLCEKPMATSVQDCEAMIRVTNENDVRLMIAYRLHFEEANLHAIEWVRTGKLGDPLLFSGTLTQQLREGDIRRSVELGGGALLDEGPYPINAARFLFRDEPREVFAFTSGGRDGRFHGVDASAFAMMRFPKGRVATFGISHEASAVSSYRLVGTQGDLLVLHGFGYGSDIEHVLTVGGETQRRTFKSSDQFAPELIYFSKCVLEDREPEPNGIEGLADVRVIAALQESGRTGRPVKLAPFEKPKRPTLGQLIVKPPVEPPPPVNAPAPVQG; the protein is encoded by the coding sequence GTGAGGTACGCGGTGGTCGGGGCGGGCAACCTCGCGCAGGTGGCCATCCTCCCGGCGTTCCAGCACGCGGCGGAGAACTCCGAGCTGGTGGCGGTCCTCTCGTCCGACAAGACGAAGCGGGATGCGCTCCAGGCCCGCTACGGCCTCCAGCAGGTGGCCGGCTACGAGAACTTCGAACAGGTGCTGCGCGACGCGAAGGTGGACGCGGTCTACATCGCGCTGCCCAACACGCTGCACCGGGCGTTCACGGAGCGCGCCGCGCGCGCGGGAGTCCACGTCCTCTGCGAGAAGCCGATGGCCACGTCGGTGCAGGACTGCGAGGCGATGATCCGCGTCACGAACGAGAACGACGTGAGGCTGATGATCGCCTACCGGCTGCACTTCGAGGAGGCGAACCTCCACGCCATCGAGTGGGTGCGCACCGGGAAGCTGGGGGACCCGCTGCTGTTCTCGGGGACGCTGACGCAGCAGCTGCGCGAGGGCGACATCCGCAGGAGCGTGGAGTTGGGTGGCGGGGCGTTGCTGGACGAGGGGCCCTATCCCATCAACGCCGCGCGCTTCCTGTTCCGCGACGAGCCGCGTGAGGTGTTCGCGTTCACGAGCGGCGGCCGGGACGGGAGGTTCCACGGCGTGGACGCGTCCGCGTTCGCGATGATGCGCTTCCCGAAGGGGAGGGTGGCCACCTTCGGCATCAGCCACGAAGCCTCCGCGGTGTCGAGCTACCGGCTGGTGGGGACGCAAGGGGACCTGCTGGTGCTGCACGGCTTCGGTTACGGCTCGGACATCGAGCATGTCCTCACGGTGGGAGGGGAGACGCAGCGGCGGACGTTCAAGAGCAGCGACCAGTTCGCGCCGGAGCTGATCTACTTCTCGAAGTGCGTCCTGGAGGACCGGGAGCCCGAGCCCAACGGCATCGAAGGTCTGGCGGACGTGCGGGTCATCGCGGCGCTGCAGGAGTCGGGGCGGACGGGGCGGCCGGTGAAGCTGGCCCCCTTCGAGAAGCCGAAGCGCCCCACGCTGGGCCAGCTCATCGTGAAGCCGCCAGTGGAGCCGCCTCCGCCGGTGAACGCGCCCGCGCCCGTGCAGGGGTAG
- a CDS encoding DEAD/DEAH box helicase, with amino-acid sequence MKAPPPPAAPETPTFDALGLKPELVEALTSLGYEEPTPIQAAALPPLLAEKDLLGIAATGTGKTAAFSLPLLQHLVPGAATPHSTSALVLVPTRELAMQVSEAIHRYGQKLGVSVLPLYGGQEIGRQLRVLKRGVDVVVATPGRALDHLRRKTLKLDQVRTVVLDEADEMLDMGFADDLEAILSETPEGRQTALFSATLPPRIANIAERHLNEPVRVRIAKEKLEAGEMPRVRQTAYIVPRAFKIATLGRVLDLESPAAAIVFCRTRTEVDELTTSLNGRGWRAHALHGGMSQEQRDRVIKQFKSQAADLLIATDVAARGLDIPRLTHVVNFDVPNAPEAYVHRIGRTGRAGREGVAITLLEPREHRLLRNIERLTGQRIEVSAVPTVSDLRARRMEMMRSSLREALVGGELEAFRGVVEDLSTEFSVMDVAAAAIKLLQEKEDEGKEATEQDIPQVQAPTERKFAARPERSGPPGRAGDRPDRGDRPARAPRADRGERGDTRAAARAPEWNVTRLFIGAGRTAGMRPADLVGAIAGEAGLDSSRIGAIHIADMYSIVEVPEPDAARIISALKGSTLRGRKVTVRRDTRD; translated from the coding sequence GTGAAAGCTCCCCCGCCTCCCGCTGCCCCTGAAACCCCCACCTTCGACGCCCTCGGGCTCAAGCCCGAACTCGTCGAGGCGCTGACGTCGCTCGGCTACGAAGAGCCCACGCCCATCCAGGCCGCCGCGCTCCCGCCGTTGCTCGCGGAAAAGGACCTGCTCGGCATCGCCGCCACCGGCACCGGCAAGACCGCCGCCTTCTCGCTTCCGCTCCTCCAGCACCTCGTCCCGGGCGCCGCGACGCCCCACAGCACCTCCGCGCTGGTGCTCGTGCCCACGCGCGAGCTGGCCATGCAGGTGTCCGAGGCCATCCACCGCTACGGCCAGAAGCTGGGCGTGAGCGTGCTGCCGCTCTACGGCGGCCAGGAGATCGGCCGGCAGCTGCGCGTGCTCAAGCGCGGCGTGGACGTGGTCGTCGCCACCCCGGGCCGCGCGCTGGATCACCTGCGCCGCAAGACGCTGAAGCTGGACCAGGTGCGCACGGTGGTGCTGGACGAGGCCGACGAGATGCTCGACATGGGCTTCGCGGACGACCTGGAGGCCATCCTCTCCGAGACGCCCGAGGGGCGGCAGACCGCCCTCTTCTCCGCCACCCTGCCCCCGCGCATCGCCAACATCGCGGAGCGCCACCTGAACGAGCCGGTGCGCGTGCGGATCGCGAAGGAGAAGCTGGAGGCCGGGGAGATGCCCCGCGTCCGGCAGACCGCCTACATCGTGCCGCGCGCCTTCAAGATCGCGACGCTGGGCCGGGTGCTGGACCTGGAGTCCCCCGCCGCCGCCATCGTGTTCTGCCGCACGCGCACGGAGGTGGATGAGCTCACCACGTCCCTCAACGGCCGTGGCTGGCGCGCGCACGCCCTGCACGGCGGCATGAGCCAGGAGCAGCGCGACCGGGTCATCAAGCAGTTCAAGTCCCAGGCGGCGGACCTGCTCATCGCCACGGACGTCGCGGCGCGCGGCCTGGACATCCCCCGGCTGACGCACGTGGTGAACTTCGACGTGCCCAACGCGCCGGAGGCCTACGTGCACCGCATCGGGCGCACCGGCCGCGCCGGGCGCGAGGGCGTGGCCATCACCCTGCTGGAGCCCCGCGAGCACCGGCTGCTGCGCAACATCGAGCGGCTCACGGGCCAGCGCATCGAGGTCTCCGCGGTCCCCACCGTGTCGGACCTGCGCGCCCGCCGCATGGAGATGATGCGCTCGTCGCTGCGCGAGGCGCTGGTCGGCGGGGAGCTGGAGGCCTTCCGCGGGGTGGTGGAGGACCTGTCCACCGAGTTCAGCGTCATGGACGTGGCCGCCGCCGCCATCAAGCTCCTCCAGGAGAAGGAGGACGAGGGCAAGGAGGCCACCGAGCAGGACATCCCGCAGGTGCAGGCGCCGACGGAGCGGAAGTTCGCGGCGCGCCCGGAGCGCTCCGGGCCTCCGGGCCGGGCGGGTGACCGTCCCGACCGGGGTGACCGCCCTGCGCGGGCGCCCCGCGCCGACCGGGGGGAGCGCGGAGACACGCGGGCCGCCGCGCGAGCGCCGGAGTGGAACGTCACGCGCCTGTTCATCGGCGCGGGCCGCACCGCGGGCATGCGGCCGGCGGACCTCGTGGGCGCCATCGCTGGCGAGGCGGGGCTCGACTCCTCGCGCATCGGCGCGATCCACATCGCGGACATGTACTCCATCGTGGAGGTGCCGGAGCCGGATGCCGCGCGCATCATCTCCGCGCTGAAGGGCTCCACGCTGCGCGGCCGCAAGGTCACGGTCCGCCGCGACACCCGCGACTGA
- a CDS encoding efflux RND transporter permease subunit produces MNFTALFIRRPVVALVVNLLIVIAGLQAVRALNVRQYPRSENADITVTTAYVGANAQLVRGFITTPLERVIASADGIDYLESQSLQGVSIIRARLKLNADANRALSEISSKVDQVRGDLPPEAQVPVLNIESADSQFAVAYLNFTSDVLQQNEMSDYLVRVVQPRLSAVEGVQRADLLGARTFAMRVWMKPERMAAFNVSPTQVRQALATNNHLAAVGQTKGSLVQVNLTANTNLRTVEEFRQLIVRRDGGAVVRLSDIADVVLGAEDYESDVTLSGKTAAFIGIWSLPNANSLEVMQRIRVELAALQRDIPEQLHASIAFDGTEYIQNAIDEVVSTLGETLLIVVLVIFLFLGSARSILVPVVAIPVSLIGTVFLMQVFGFTVNLLTLLAVVLSVGLVVDDAIVVVENVERHLRKGLSPVDAAILSAKELVGPIIAMTLTLAAVYAPIAFQGGLTGSLFREFALTLAGAVTLSGVVALTLSPMMSATLLRAGHEDQGFAGVINRTFERLRAAYARTLESTLRARGPVYAAWAVLSLLALLMFTQSPQELAPTEDQGIVFGIVNTPSNSTLEQLSPSIREVSKTLMEMPEGAFIFQIMSPGSGFWGLVLKPWEQRKRSSAEVLAETQERVAVLPSVQTFAILPPALPGGGNFPVEVVIASTAEAEELLGFAEQLQAKAAQSGLFAFPPLIDVKFDQPQSEVEIDREKVAQLGLNLGTVGQDLSAAVGGNFVNRFNVAGRSYKVIPQVERGSRLNPEQLQDIHVTGPDGQLVALSSFATLRDTVAPRSLNRFQQLNAVKLSGVAIRPLDEALGYLEAEAAKILPQGYSLGYTGESRQLRVEGNKFLPAFMLAVVLIFLVLAAQFNSFRDPLIILAGSVPLALFGALLTTFLRMPNPTMPFFTDSFTTTLNIYSQVGLVTLVGLIAKNGILIVDFANRLQEEGRTKIEAVKEAASGRLRPILMTTVATVAGHFPLVLVSGPGAAARNSIGLVLVTGMAVGTLFTLYFVPAIYILIARTRTAVASQ; encoded by the coding sequence ATGAACTTCACCGCCCTTTTCATCCGACGCCCGGTCGTGGCGCTGGTGGTCAACCTCCTCATCGTCATCGCGGGCCTGCAGGCGGTCCGTGCGCTCAACGTGCGGCAGTACCCGCGCAGCGAGAACGCCGACATCACCGTGACCACGGCCTACGTCGGCGCCAACGCGCAGCTGGTCCGTGGCTTCATCACCACGCCGCTGGAGCGGGTCATCGCCTCCGCGGACGGCATCGACTATCTCGAGTCCCAGAGCCTCCAGGGCGTCTCCATCATCCGCGCCCGGCTCAAGCTCAACGCGGACGCCAACCGCGCCCTCAGTGAAATCAGCTCCAAGGTCGATCAGGTGCGCGGCGACCTGCCTCCCGAGGCCCAGGTCCCCGTGCTCAACATCGAGTCGGCGGACAGCCAGTTCGCCGTCGCGTACCTCAACTTCACGTCGGACGTCCTGCAGCAGAACGAGATGTCCGACTACCTGGTGCGCGTCGTGCAGCCGCGCCTGTCCGCGGTCGAGGGCGTGCAGCGCGCGGATCTCCTCGGCGCGCGGACGTTCGCGATGCGGGTGTGGATGAAGCCGGAGCGGATGGCGGCGTTCAACGTCAGCCCGACGCAGGTCCGGCAGGCGCTCGCGACGAACAACCACCTGGCGGCGGTGGGCCAGACGAAGGGCTCGCTCGTCCAGGTGAACCTGACCGCGAACACGAACCTCCGCACCGTGGAGGAGTTCCGGCAGCTCATCGTGCGGCGGGATGGCGGCGCGGTGGTGCGCCTGTCGGACATCGCGGACGTGGTGCTGGGGGCGGAGGACTACGAGAGCGACGTCACGCTCAGCGGGAAGACGGCGGCCTTCATCGGCATCTGGTCGCTCCCGAACGCCAACTCGCTGGAGGTCATGCAGCGCATCCGGGTGGAGCTGGCGGCCCTTCAGCGGGACATCCCGGAGCAGCTCCACGCGAGCATCGCCTTCGACGGCACGGAGTACATCCAGAACGCCATCGACGAGGTGGTGAGCACGCTGGGCGAGACGCTGCTCATCGTCGTGCTGGTCATCTTCCTCTTCCTGGGCTCCGCGCGCTCCATCCTGGTGCCCGTGGTGGCCATCCCGGTGTCGCTCATCGGGACGGTGTTCCTGATGCAGGTCTTCGGCTTCACGGTGAACCTGCTCACGCTGCTCGCGGTGGTGCTGTCGGTGGGGCTGGTGGTGGACGACGCCATCGTCGTGGTGGAGAACGTGGAGCGCCACCTGCGCAAGGGCTTGAGCCCGGTGGACGCCGCCATCCTGAGCGCGAAGGAGCTGGTGGGGCCCATCATCGCGATGACGCTCACGCTCGCCGCGGTGTACGCGCCCATCGCCTTCCAGGGAGGGCTCACGGGCTCGCTGTTCCGTGAGTTCGCGCTCACCCTGGCGGGGGCGGTGACGCTGTCGGGCGTGGTGGCGCTGACGCTGTCGCCCATGATGTCCGCGACGCTCCTGCGCGCGGGCCACGAGGACCAGGGCTTCGCGGGGGTGATCAACCGCACCTTCGAGCGGCTGCGGGCCGCGTACGCGCGCACCCTGGAGAGCACCCTGCGCGCCCGCGGGCCGGTCTACGCGGCGTGGGCGGTGCTGAGCCTGCTCGCGCTCCTGATGTTCACGCAGTCTCCGCAGGAGCTTGCTCCGACGGAGGACCAGGGCATCGTCTTCGGCATCGTCAACACGCCGTCCAACTCCACGCTGGAGCAGCTGTCCCCCTCCATCCGGGAGGTGAGCAAGACGCTGATGGAGATGCCGGAAGGGGCGTTCATCTTCCAGATCATGAGCCCCGGGAGCGGGTTCTGGGGTCTGGTGCTGAAGCCCTGGGAGCAGCGCAAGCGCTCCTCGGCGGAGGTGCTGGCGGAGACGCAGGAGCGGGTGGCCGTCCTCCCCAGCGTCCAGACGTTCGCCATCCTCCCGCCCGCGCTGCCGGGCGGCGGCAACTTCCCGGTGGAGGTCGTCATCGCCTCCACGGCGGAGGCGGAGGAGCTGCTGGGCTTCGCGGAGCAGCTCCAGGCGAAGGCGGCGCAGAGCGGGTTGTTCGCCTTCCCGCCGCTCATCGACGTGAAGTTCGACCAGCCCCAGTCGGAGGTCGAGATCGATCGCGAGAAGGTCGCGCAGCTGGGGCTGAACCTGGGGACGGTGGGGCAGGACCTCAGCGCGGCGGTGGGCGGCAACTTCGTCAACCGGTTCAACGTCGCCGGACGCAGCTACAAGGTCATCCCGCAGGTCGAGCGGGGCTCACGGCTCAACCCCGAACAGCTCCAGGACATCCACGTCACCGGGCCGGACGGACAGCTCGTGGCGCTCTCGTCGTTCGCCACCCTCCGGGACACGGTGGCGCCCCGGTCGCTCAACCGCTTCCAGCAGCTCAACGCGGTGAAGCTGAGCGGCGTGGCGATCCGGCCGCTGGATGAAGCGCTCGGCTACCTCGAAGCGGAGGCCGCGAAGATCCTGCCCCAGGGCTACAGCCTCGGTTACACGGGGGAGTCCCGGCAGCTGCGGGTGGAGGGCAACAAGTTCCTCCCGGCCTTCATGCTCGCGGTGGTGTTGATCTTCCTGGTGCTCGCGGCCCAGTTCAACAGCTTCCGGGATCCGCTCATCATCCTCGCGGGGTCGGTGCCGCTGGCGCTCTTCGGGGCGTTGTTGACCACGTTCTTGCGGATGCCGAACCCGACCATGCCGTTCTTCACGGACAGCTTCACCACCACGCTCAACATCTACTCGCAGGTGGGGTTGGTGACGCTGGTGGGGTTGATCGCGAAGAATGGAATCCTCATCGTCGACTTCGCCAACCGGCTCCAGGAGGAGGGGAGGACGAAGATCGAGGCCGTGAAGGAGGCCGCGTCCGGCCGGCTCCGTCCCATCCTGATGACGACCGTCGCGACGGTGGCGGGCCACTTCCCGCTGGTCCTGGTGTCGGGGCCGGGCGCGGCGGCCCGAAACAGCATCGGGCTGGTCCTGGTGACGGGCATGGCCGTGGGCACGCTGTTCACGCTCTACTTCGTGCCGGCCATCTACATCCTCATCGCCCGCACGCGGACGGCGGTGGCCAGCCAGTAG
- a CDS encoding PaaI family thioesterase — MDDLQEFARQVFASQPFSQFLGARLASSGPGTAELRLPIVDHLKQQHGFVHGGVLSYLADNAITFAGGLALKGNALTSEYKINYLKPAVGSLLIARAHAKGAGKRQAVCQCEIFAVKDGEEKLCAIAQGTVVSAE, encoded by the coding sequence GTGGACGACCTCCAGGAGTTCGCACGTCAGGTGTTCGCATCCCAGCCCTTCAGCCAGTTCCTCGGAGCGCGGCTCGCGAGTTCAGGGCCAGGCACCGCGGAGCTCCGGCTGCCCATCGTGGACCACCTGAAGCAGCAGCACGGCTTCGTGCACGGGGGCGTGCTCAGCTACCTCGCGGACAACGCCATCACGTTCGCGGGAGGGCTGGCGCTGAAGGGCAACGCGCTCACGTCGGAATACAAGATCAACTATCTGAAGCCCGCCGTCGGGTCGCTGCTCATCGCCCGCGCCCACGCGAAGGGGGCCGGAAAGCGGCAGGCCGTCTGTCAGTGTGAGATCTTCGCCGTCAAGGATGGCGAAGAGAAGCTGTGTGCGATTGCGCAGGGCACCGTGGTCTCGGCGGAGTGA